The Pseudomonas eucalypticola genome has a window encoding:
- a CDS encoding ABC transporter substrate-binding protein, with the protein MRLRGLWLAMGLVSATALAGQVVDDKGRTVTVPDHPRHIADAWFAHHALLMTLGAGDRIVATVNHAGRQPWMFAVQPSLNQALTVDGTAFNVESLLAAKVDLVFASTGDRHALAYEQAGIPVVYMGFDDLPGLKRSLLTSAQALGSPQALARAQAYDRYLDQKVETITQRLRALPAQQRPRVLHIASLKPLKVDGAGTLIDDWIGLAGGRNAAAGLKGNLQVVNAEQILAWQPDVILLAADAGSLDQVPLLRQVPAVVNGHVLRNPAGVFPWDRYGTEIALQLPWAAKALHPDLFQDVQMGPLTQAFYQRFFDYPLTAAQATRILAGEKP; encoded by the coding sequence GTGAGGCTGCGCGGCCTGTGGCTGGCCATGGGCCTGGTCAGCGCCACGGCCCTGGCCGGCCAGGTGGTGGATGACAAGGGCCGCACGGTGACGGTGCCTGACCACCCACGGCACATCGCCGACGCCTGGTTCGCCCACCATGCCTTGCTGATGACCCTGGGCGCCGGCGACCGTATCGTCGCCACCGTCAACCATGCCGGGCGCCAGCCCTGGATGTTCGCCGTACAGCCATCGCTCAACCAGGCGCTGACGGTGGACGGTACCGCCTTCAATGTCGAAAGCCTGCTGGCGGCCAAGGTCGACCTGGTCTTTGCCAGCACCGGCGACCGGCACGCGCTGGCCTATGAACAAGCCGGTATCCCGGTGGTGTACATGGGTTTCGATGACCTGCCCGGGCTCAAGCGCTCGCTGCTGACCAGCGCCCAGGCGCTGGGCAGCCCCCAGGCACTGGCACGGGCGCAGGCCTATGACCGCTATTTGGACCAAAAAGTCGAAACCATCACCCAGCGCCTGCGCGCGCTGCCGGCGCAACAGCGCCCGCGCGTGTTGCACATTGCCTCGCTCAAGCCGTTGAAGGTCGATGGTGCCGGCACCCTGATCGATGACTGGATTGGCCTGGCCGGCGGGCGCAATGCCGCCGCGGGCCTGAAGGGCAACCTGCAGGTGGTCAACGCCGAGCAGATCCTGGCCTGGCAACCCGACGTCATCCTGTTGGCCGCCGACGCCGGTTCGCTCGACCAGGTGCCCCTGCTGCGGCAAGTGCCCGCCGTGGTCAACGGGCACGTGCTGCGCAACCCGGCCGGCGTCTTTCCCTGGGACCGTTATGGCACCGAGATCGCCCTGCAATTGCCGTGGGCGGCCAAGGCATTGCACCCCGATTTATTTCAGGATGTGCAGATGGGGCCGCTGACCCAGGCGTTCTACCAACGTTTTTTCGACTACCCGCTCACCGCGGCCCAGGCAACGAGGATCCTGGCAGGCGAAAAGCCCTGA
- a CDS encoding TonB-dependent receptor produces MKHLPYAPLLLAAAVNLAHAADSTPIQLGAVNVTGSQETQAEEDARAAREKSANLGPLGERRLLDTPYSINVVPHDLIQDQQLKSVKDILRYLPSVQGDGARPQSRGLQGSVVQNSRLDGLNVVSTTDYPAEQFDDVQVLNGLAGSLYGPANPAGTFNFISKRPTDERLNRVTVGVGTGLSWLKAADLSGPFDPDGKIKYRLNLLDEQGHSYSPGSTLRRQLVSLALDFQVSDDTVVQTHFSHYNYLAKGLPGKFALATNASFPGALDPTRHNLGQNYAGDNDTTDTASVHIKHDFNGNWKLDVGLLRQIADRESTAVTNTLAATSGTYTSTVATATASRFTINSYLANLNGTEWTGSVRHDLTLGFSGFDWKNYNPVDGATQTLGTASLNDPVNFNEPDYPDFTDRYHSATATQRSFIVGDTLTFTPQWSLMVTGSQSLMSVRNYGKTGATSSGSDDHGLSGAGSLMYKPVDNLTLYVTYADSLQQGDTAPTGTTNANTILAPYRSRQWEIGGKLALEGVNLSLAAFQIKRPYAFTQTNLDYAVAGEQRNRGLEFMADGKVGSNVRLFGGITWLDPKVLDTGSAATSDTRIVGLSRYTASLLTEYQVPQVPGLAVNVNARYVGPRPTDNTDSHWVSSYETFDLGASFTTRLMQRNTVYRLEVTNLTNERYWTNIVPGGLNGYSAAGNASAQLGAPRMLQASIQVDL; encoded by the coding sequence ATGAAGCATCTCCCCTATGCCCCGCTGCTGCTGGCGGCCGCTGTCAACCTGGCCCACGCCGCCGACAGCACCCCGATTCAACTGGGCGCGGTCAACGTCACCGGCAGCCAGGAAACCCAGGCCGAAGAGGATGCCCGCGCGGCCCGCGAGAAAAGTGCCAACCTTGGCCCACTGGGTGAACGACGCCTGCTGGACACCCCCTACTCGATCAACGTGGTGCCCCACGACCTGATCCAGGACCAACAGCTCAAAAGCGTCAAGGACATCCTGCGCTACCTGCCCTCGGTGCAGGGCGACGGCGCGCGCCCCCAGAGCCGCGGCCTGCAGGGCAGCGTGGTGCAGAACAGCCGCCTGGACGGCCTCAACGTGGTCTCGACCACCGATTACCCCGCCGAGCAGTTCGACGACGTGCAGGTCCTCAATGGCCTGGCGGGCTCGCTGTACGGCCCGGCGAACCCGGCAGGCACCTTCAACTTCATTTCCAAGCGCCCCACCGACGAGCGCCTGAACCGCGTCACCGTGGGCGTGGGCACAGGCCTGAGCTGGCTGAAAGCCGCTGACCTCAGCGGCCCCTTCGACCCCGACGGCAAGATCAAGTACCGCCTCAACCTGCTCGACGAGCAAGGCCACAGTTACAGCCCCGGCAGCACGTTGCGCCGGCAACTGGTGAGCCTGGCCCTGGACTTCCAGGTCAGCGACGACACGGTGGTGCAGACCCATTTCAGCCACTACAACTACCTGGCCAAGGGCCTGCCGGGCAAGTTCGCCCTGGCCACCAATGCCAGTTTCCCCGGCGCCCTGGACCCAACTCGGCACAACCTGGGGCAGAATTACGCCGGCGACAACGACACCACCGACACCGCCAGCGTGCACATCAAGCATGACTTCAACGGCAACTGGAAACTGGACGTGGGCCTGCTGCGCCAGATCGCCGACCGCGAATCCACTGCCGTCACCAACACCCTGGCCGCCACCAGCGGCACCTATACCAGCACCGTGGCCACCGCCACCGCCAGCCGTTTCACCATCAACAGCTACCTGGCCAACCTCAACGGCACCGAATGGACCGGTTCGGTGCGCCATGACCTGACCCTCGGCTTCAGCGGGTTCGACTGGAAGAACTACAACCCCGTCGACGGCGCCACCCAGACCCTGGGCACTGCCAGCCTCAACGACCCGGTCAATTTCAACGAACCGGACTACCCCGACTTCACCGACCGCTACCACTCGGCCACTGCCACCCAGCGCTCGTTCATCGTCGGCGACACCCTGACCTTCACCCCGCAGTGGAGCCTGATGGTGACGGGCAGCCAAAGCCTGATGTCGGTGCGCAACTACGGCAAGACTGGCGCCACCAGCAGCGGCTCCGACGACCACGGCCTGAGCGGTGCCGGCAGCCTGATGTACAAACCGGTCGACAACCTGACCCTGTACGTCACCTATGCCGACAGCCTGCAGCAGGGTGACACCGCCCCCACTGGCACCACCAACGCCAACACTATCCTGGCCCCGTACCGCAGCCGCCAGTGGGAAATCGGCGGCAAGCTGGCCCTGGAGGGCGTCAACCTGTCCCTAGCGGCCTTCCAGATCAAGCGGCCCTACGCGTTTACCCAGACCAACCTGGACTACGCCGTGGCTGGCGAGCAGCGCAACCGTGGCCTCGAATTCATGGCCGACGGCAAGGTCGGCAGCAACGTCCGCCTGTTCGGCGGCATCACCTGGCTGGACCCCAAGGTGCTCGACACCGGCAGCGCGGCCACCAGCGACACGCGCATCGTGGGCCTGTCGCGCTACACCGCCAGCCTGCTCACCGAATACCAGGTGCCCCAGGTGCCCGGCCTGGCGGTGAACGTCAACGCCCGTTACGTGGGCCCGCGCCCCACTGACAACACCGACAGCCACTGGGTGTCCAGCTACGAAACCTTCGACCTGGGCGCCAGCTTCACCACTCGCCTGATGCAGCGCAACACCGTGTACCGCCTGGAGGTCACCAACCTGACCAACGAACGCTACTGGACCAACATCGTGCCCGGTGGCCTGAACGGCTACAGTGCGGCGGGCAACGCCAGCGCCCAGCTGGGTGCGCCGCGCATGCTGCAGGCGTCGATCCAGGTGGACCTGTGA
- a CDS encoding dermonecrotic toxin domain-containing protein: MDNGNEALAALLALFDAAPRPPADGWDSYWNHRATGTPLSRRMAATQHYLRLLHAHLDWEWAQTRLPSQPLAQARQLLDGDSTALTVNRIAAVDANGQHHPLHGALVISHDTGATGPLLFNPAAQPALAYFSDRNALDAWLMRHAHDLWQGLAEVALVTWMPQRSVQEAISGTLPALQPAADALNVTARLRPLPTPSHPPADDVDLHWAPGFGHFPAHLPAAEREAMIQLHLDAYETLLGEHYIGDDSVPAARALKAHLERRLDAQNRAQAATASLLNVKTPHALLQLDQQLHYRTLQQAHRDALHAEGDIQLALGQLTGPERQVLSDALAGTGDACATLTLEGPSGGETALPGVVVIAPPAPASLLLYWPGLAGGLQRFASLATLEQALLRGEAPGTRVALAPFTGDLVAHSLDGLRLHIAKGAQALLQRYPRADDAQAQELGHWCEASSYRLQVPRHDARDSASAYILKHHRSRALRGRLPGWLDTLPVAERKRWRELIERYLDASERAQALHEREVPDRDRFSRAKVQARLRDDFQVSGSLQVSLDLPVEVIHSRRPLPTLNNTPRFEEVLTPSEARITLSLEALSLLNIDDRVAEQLDYRRVTVQGGTEAERATVTAGLTKAYLTRLVRELDLASAYAQCLTQAYVGSHDEPVFEREYRRECLSEPIRLMLHLQSLIAARTSRLDSTGQALFERAIDLCATTPVQLVSLYLAPHADTQQRKAAVGGAVFIVDPQSGQTLLYLADYPQHKALRAFPSLEAARQALFAGLLDPHFIDYLAQRVTVGQKDAHVARLLRAYQDGDDQVLLPFKPVTDRSLTHHLLLQQMAHWLRANRETSRTNHQVEVQTFLGNIHNALLYTRMALGMMPLVGTLIQGYDSLSAVRGALLAFHQGNDREGRQQVQAVLEALMDALMSLTPGAHATLPKPRPGQLLAHARRLRPAPLRRPGSPGPAQPSPFAGYEYQGELNFAATLPGGHGRYRQLYRLPQGDFILRDGQPYQVQWDEAAHTWRLAGTATRTYRQPITLDAQGRWDSHGAVTGKLLDGGLAGGSPRDDARRLANLQRRYDEQVDQVNALPGFDSNAVTQHVTTEEGFVAARLIHTNLIAGHRGLEEMLRQIKGLCRDRTQRSMHNDLQRDANTSVSNWLQNLLHLEKARLDRLINEVRVAAETLVNIPGRKDLLVRVRTTQRRMLELQDSIAGHMAELADWSRREQSIATTMIGEHQKTLDILNHPFYRYRRIDNLLDLTHDIVDESVEGWDHLVRLSRLRERFHRAVRNHDDLQDLLSPAKQRQIFTTCLNHVVEYQDFIAASSVLHPQYYDLSLYPRAMAALDTIIEAYRAELARLDRVADVAPPRPSPSKPTRPAPRAPARRAFETPDHLHYVAEEVNDTATLSRYTLQPNERLYTLDGANNTKEHWAIGADGRGRHLNPAPQRATQGRDLQRELSQAQALLQGIDGQIQTAEGYINYSPRNLEHTYQALARRLRDQAGKLTELAPQEPCIEALTRKAIELEAAGQRRRLQTTLAWSAPQAGDLDYLLTHGRVDIVDNGRLPGHADAVDFVVEYEIRDLGQQPPKALWFAHFHYPLGATRFESYTVAHLKLARQRGLGRQWQAAQGNEAQIHRGPIGRLQAEQHFKPLFSSAAHPRRP, from the coding sequence GTGGACAACGGCAACGAGGCGCTCGCAGCCTTGCTTGCCCTGTTCGACGCTGCGCCACGGCCACCGGCCGACGGCTGGGACAGCTACTGGAACCACCGGGCAACCGGTACCCCACTGTCGCGCCGCATGGCTGCCACGCAGCACTACCTGCGCCTGCTGCACGCACATCTGGACTGGGAGTGGGCCCAGACCCGCCTGCCCTCCCAGCCTCTGGCCCAGGCCCGGCAACTACTCGACGGCGACAGCACGGCGCTTACCGTCAATCGCATCGCTGCGGTCGATGCCAATGGCCAGCACCACCCGCTGCACGGCGCGCTGGTCATCAGCCACGACACGGGCGCCACCGGCCCCCTGCTGTTCAACCCCGCCGCGCAACCGGCGTTGGCGTACTTCAGCGATCGCAACGCCCTGGACGCCTGGCTCATGCGCCACGCCCACGACCTGTGGCAGGGGCTCGCGGAAGTGGCCCTGGTCACCTGGATGCCCCAACGTTCCGTGCAGGAAGCCATCAGCGGCACGCTGCCAGCGCTGCAGCCAGCAGCCGATGCCTTGAACGTCACTGCCAGGCTGCGACCGCTGCCGACACCGTCGCACCCACCGGCCGATGACGTGGACCTGCACTGGGCGCCTGGCTTCGGACACTTTCCCGCGCACTTGCCTGCCGCCGAGCGTGAAGCCATGATCCAGTTGCACCTGGACGCCTATGAAACCCTGCTGGGCGAGCACTATATCGGCGACGACAGTGTACCGGCGGCCCGTGCCTTGAAGGCTCACCTGGAGCGCCGCCTCGACGCACAGAACCGTGCCCAGGCAGCGACCGCCTCGTTGCTGAACGTGAAGACACCACACGCCTTGCTGCAACTGGACCAGCAGCTGCACTACCGCACGCTGCAGCAGGCCCACCGGGACGCCTTGCACGCCGAAGGCGATATCCAGCTGGCGCTGGGGCAACTTACCGGCCCGGAACGCCAAGTGCTGAGCGACGCCTTGGCGGGCACCGGCGACGCCTGCGCTACCCTGACGCTGGAGGGGCCGAGCGGCGGCGAAACAGCGTTGCCCGGCGTGGTAGTGATCGCCCCGCCTGCGCCCGCTAGCCTGCTGCTGTACTGGCCAGGCCTGGCTGGAGGGCTGCAGCGCTTCGCCAGCCTGGCCACCCTTGAACAGGCATTGCTGCGCGGCGAGGCACCGGGTACGCGGGTGGCGCTTGCGCCTTTCACCGGTGACCTGGTAGCCCATAGCCTCGACGGCCTTCGCCTGCACATCGCCAAGGGGGCCCAGGCCCTGTTGCAGCGCTACCCGCGTGCCGACGATGCCCAGGCCCAGGAGCTGGGTCACTGGTGCGAAGCCAGCAGCTACCGCCTGCAGGTGCCCCGCCACGATGCCCGCGACAGTGCCAGCGCCTATATTCTCAAGCACCACCGCAGCCGGGCCCTGCGTGGCAGGCTGCCGGGCTGGCTGGACACCCTGCCGGTGGCCGAGCGCAAGCGCTGGCGCGAGCTGATCGAACGCTACCTGGACGCCAGCGAGCGTGCCCAGGCTCTGCACGAACGGGAAGTCCCCGACCGTGACCGGTTCTCCCGGGCCAAGGTGCAGGCCCGGTTGCGTGACGATTTCCAGGTCAGCGGTAGCCTGCAGGTCAGCCTGGACCTGCCCGTGGAGGTCATCCACAGCCGCCGCCCGCTGCCCACCCTGAACAACACGCCCCGTTTCGAGGAGGTGCTGACCCCCAGCGAAGCGCGCATCACCCTCAGCCTGGAAGCCTTGAGCCTGCTGAACATCGACGACCGGGTCGCCGAGCAACTCGATTACCGGCGCGTCACCGTGCAGGGCGGCACCGAAGCCGAGCGCGCTACCGTTACCGCCGGCCTGACCAAGGCCTACCTGACGCGCCTGGTGCGTGAACTCGACCTGGCCAGTGCCTATGCGCAGTGCCTCACCCAGGCGTATGTGGGCAGCCATGACGAACCCGTATTCGAGCGTGAATATCGCCGTGAATGCCTGAGCGAACCCATACGCCTGATGCTGCACTTGCAAAGCCTGATCGCCGCGCGCACCAGCCGCCTGGACAGCACCGGCCAGGCCCTGTTCGAACGCGCCATCGACCTGTGCGCGACGACCCCCGTGCAACTGGTCAGCCTGTACCTGGCGCCCCACGCGGATACCCAACAGCGCAAGGCCGCCGTGGGTGGGGCGGTGTTCATCGTCGACCCCCAGTCCGGCCAGACCCTGCTGTACCTGGCCGACTACCCTCAGCACAAGGCCCTGCGCGCGTTCCCCAGCCTTGAGGCGGCGCGCCAGGCGCTGTTCGCCGGCTTGCTTGACCCACACTTCATCGACTACCTGGCCCAGCGCGTGACCGTCGGGCAGAAGGACGCCCACGTCGCCCGGCTGTTGCGGGCCTACCAGGATGGCGATGACCAGGTGCTGCTCCCATTCAAGCCCGTCACCGACCGGTCCCTGACACACCACCTGCTGCTTCAGCAAATGGCTCATTGGCTGCGCGCCAACCGCGAGACCTCGCGCACCAACCACCAGGTAGAGGTGCAGACTTTCCTGGGCAATATCCACAATGCCTTGCTCTATACCCGCATGGCCTTGGGGATGATGCCGCTGGTAGGCACCCTCATCCAGGGTTACGACAGCCTCAGCGCGGTACGCGGCGCACTGCTGGCCTTTCACCAGGGCAACGATCGAGAAGGCCGCCAGCAGGTGCAGGCGGTGCTCGAAGCACTGATGGACGCACTCATGAGCCTGACCCCCGGCGCCCACGCCACCTTGCCCAAGCCCAGGCCCGGGCAGTTGCTGGCCCACGCGCGGCGCCTGCGCCCTGCGCCCCTGCGCCGGCCCGGCAGCCCAGGCCCGGCACAGCCCAGCCCCTTCGCCGGATACGAATACCAGGGCGAATTGAATTTCGCCGCCACCTTGCCCGGCGGCCACGGCCGCTATCGCCAGCTGTATCGCCTGCCTCAGGGCGACTTCATCCTTCGCGACGGCCAGCCATACCAGGTGCAATGGGATGAGGCCGCCCACACCTGGCGCCTGGCCGGTACCGCCACCCGCACTTACCGCCAGCCCATCACCCTGGATGCCCAGGGCCGTTGGGACAGTCACGGCGCCGTCACTGGCAAGCTGCTGGACGGCGGCCTGGCCGGCGGCTCACCCCGGGACGACGCGCGACGCCTGGCGAACCTGCAGCGTCGCTATGACGAACAGGTTGACCAGGTCAATGCCCTGCCCGGGTTCGACAGCAACGCGGTGACCCAGCATGTAACCACTGAAGAAGGATTCGTCGCCGCGCGGCTTATCCATACCAACCTGATCGCCGGCCATCGCGGCCTGGAGGAGATGTTGCGCCAGATCAAGGGGCTGTGCCGCGACCGCACCCAACGCAGCATGCACAACGACCTGCAGCGCGACGCCAACACCTCGGTCAGCAACTGGCTACAGAACCTGCTGCACCTGGAAAAAGCGCGGCTGGACCGCTTGATCAACGAAGTTCGCGTGGCCGCCGAAACCCTGGTCAACATTCCCGGGCGCAAGGACCTGCTGGTTCGGGTCCGCACGACCCAGCGGCGCATGCTCGAACTGCAGGACAGCATCGCCGGGCACATGGCCGAACTGGCCGACTGGTCCCGTCGCGAGCAGTCCATCGCCACGACCATGATCGGTGAGCATCAGAAAACCCTCGATATCCTCAACCACCCGTTTTATCGCTACCGGCGCATCGACAACCTGCTGGACCTGACCCATGACATCGTCGATGAAAGCGTCGAGGGCTGGGACCACCTGGTGCGCCTGTCGCGGCTGCGCGAACGTTTCCACCGCGCGGTGCGCAACCATGACGACCTGCAGGACTTGCTGTCGCCTGCCAAGCAACGTCAGATCTTCACCACCTGCCTGAACCATGTGGTCGAATACCAGGACTTCATCGCAGCCAGCAGCGTGCTGCATCCCCAGTACTACGACCTGTCGCTGTACCCCCGTGCCATGGCCGCCCTGGACACCATCATCGAAGCGTACCGCGCCGAGCTGGCGCGCCTGGACCGAGTCGCCGACGTGGCACCGCCGCGGCCCAGTCCGAGCAAACCCACCCGGCCCGCGCCGCGGGCACCCGCGCGCCGCGCCTTCGAAACCCCAGACCACCTGCACTATGTCGCCGAAGAAGTGAACGACACTGCGACCTTGTCCCGCTATACGCTGCAGCCCAATGAGCGCCTGTATACCCTGGACGGCGCCAACAACACCAAGGAGCACTGGGCCATCGGCGCCGACGGCCGCGGCCGCCACCTGAACCCGGCTCCCCAGCGTGCGACCCAGGGCCGCGACCTGCAGCGCGAACTGAGCCAGGCCCAGGCCCTGCTGCAAGGCATCGACGGGCAGATCCAGACGGCCGAAGGCTATATCAACTACAGCCCCCGCAACCTGGAACACACCTACCAGGCCCTGGCCCGACGGCTGCGCGACCAGGCTGGCAAGCTCACCGAACTGGCCCCCCAGGAACCTTGCATCGAAGCGCTGACCCGCAAAGCCATCGAGCTCGAGGCGGCCGGGCAACGCCGCCGGCTGCAAACCACCCTGGCGTGGTCAGCCCCTCAAGCCGGTGACCTGGACTACCTGCTGACCCACGGGCGGGTGGACATCGTCGACAACGGCCGCCTGCCCGGCCATGCCGACGCCGTTGATTTCGTCGTCGAATACGAGATCCGCGATCTCGGCCAGCAGCCGCCCAAAGCGTTGTGGTTTGCCCATTTCCACTACCCGCTGGGCGCCACCCGCTTTGAAAGCTACACCGTGGCGCACCTGAAGCTGGCCCGCCAACGTGGCCTTGGGCGGCAGTGGCAGGCCGCCCAAGGCAATGAAGCGCAGATCCACCGGGGCCCCATCGGACGGCTCCAGGCCGAGCAGCACTTCAAACCCTTGTTCAGCAGCGCCGCCCACCCACGGCGACCTTGA
- a CDS encoding error-prone DNA polymerase: protein MAPGLVRMSLGYAELHCLSNFSFQRGASSAQELCERAKRHGYQALAITDECTLAGIVRAWQAAKACGLPLIVGSEMRIDNGPKVVLLVESLAGYQSLCQLITLARRRAAKGEYQVLREDFGQVPLDGLLALWLPDNPRDLAPGHWLRGVFGERLWLSVQLHRGPDDARRLQELLALAAQLKLPAVASGDVHMHARGRRALQDTMTAIRHHCTVAEAGQHLFANGERHLRPLETLAELYPQALLDETVYIARRCTFDLGQLKYQYPRELVPEGHTAGQWLRELTERGMRWRWPEGPTPQARAQIDKELALIIELGYESYFLTVHDIVRFARERQILCQGRGSAANSVVCFALGITELDPARMNMLFERFISKERNEPPDIDVDFEHDRREEVLQYVFNRYGRRRAALTAVASSYRGAGAIRDVAKALGLPPDQVNALADCVGRYSDRVPPVDRLDEAGFDAASPVLRRVLALTSELMGFPRHLSQHPGGFVISEHPLDTLVPVENAAMADRTIIQWDKDDLDAVGLLKVDVLALGMLSALRRSFQLLYRYSGRELTLASIPAECERTYAMISRADTVGVFQIESRAQMAMLPRLRPRTFYDLVIQVAIVRPGPIQGDMVHPYLRRRAGKEVVDYPSEALKKVFERTLGVPLFQEQVMELAIVAADYSPGEADQLRRSMAAWKRHGGLEPHQVRLTQGMLRNGYSEAFAQKIFEQIKGFGSYGFPESHAASFALLTYASCWFKCHEPAAFTCALINSWPMGFYSPDQLLQDARRHQLQTRAVDVRHSDWDCTLEPSGEAQPAIRLGLRMIRGFRQEDALRIEQVRAQQPFSDVSDLCLRAGLDNRARALLADADALQGLAGDRFRARWEVASVEAQLPLFADLPNRRDTPVALPVPSVGENLVADYATVGTTLGPHPLTLLRPQLARLRCRSSQDLMNVEHGRPVSVSGLVTGRQRPQTASGVIFVTLEDEFGMINVVVWNDLAQRQRKALVGSQLMQVHGRLECESGVRHVIAGKLTDLSGLLDGLDTRSRDFR, encoded by the coding sequence ATGGCTCCAGGGCTGGTTCGCATGAGCCTGGGCTACGCCGAACTGCACTGCCTGTCCAACTTCAGTTTCCAGCGCGGTGCCTCCAGCGCGCAAGAACTGTGCGAGCGTGCCAAGCGCCATGGCTACCAGGCGCTGGCCATCACCGACGAGTGCACCTTGGCCGGTATCGTGCGCGCCTGGCAGGCCGCCAAGGCCTGTGGGCTGCCGCTGATCGTGGGCAGTGAAATGCGCATCGACAACGGCCCCAAGGTGGTCTTGCTGGTGGAAAGCCTGGCCGGTTACCAGAGCCTCTGTCAATTGATCACCCTGGCCCGACGCCGTGCCGCCAAGGGCGAGTACCAGGTGCTGCGCGAAGACTTCGGCCAGGTGCCGCTGGACGGCCTGCTGGCCCTGTGGCTGCCCGACAACCCCCGTGACCTGGCGCCGGGCCACTGGTTGCGCGGGGTGTTCGGCGAGCGCCTGTGGCTGAGCGTGCAACTGCACCGCGGCCCCGATGACGCCCGGCGCCTGCAGGAACTGCTGGCCCTGGCCGCGCAGTTGAAGCTGCCGGCCGTGGCCAGTGGCGACGTGCACATGCACGCCCGCGGGCGCCGGGCGCTGCAGGACACCATGACCGCCATCCGCCACCACTGCACCGTGGCCGAGGCCGGGCAGCACCTGTTCGCCAATGGCGAGCGGCACCTGCGGCCCCTGGAAACACTCGCGGAACTCTATCCCCAGGCCTTGTTGGACGAGACGGTCTATATTGCCCGGCGTTGCACCTTCGACCTGGGCCAGCTCAAGTACCAGTACCCCCGCGAGCTGGTTCCAGAGGGGCATACCGCCGGTCAGTGGCTGCGCGAGCTGACCGAGCGCGGCATGCGCTGGCGCTGGCCCGAGGGGCCGACGCCCCAGGCTCGTGCGCAGATCGACAAGGAGCTGGCGCTGATCATCGAGCTGGGTTACGAGAGTTATTTTCTCACCGTGCACGACATCGTGCGCTTTGCCCGCGAACGGCAGATTCTCTGCCAGGGCCGCGGCTCGGCGGCCAACTCGGTGGTGTGTTTTGCCCTGGGCATCACCGAGCTGGACCCGGCGCGCATGAACATGCTGTTCGAACGCTTCATTTCCAAGGAGCGCAACGAGCCACCGGACATTGACGTCGACTTCGAGCACGACCGTCGCGAAGAAGTACTGCAGTACGTGTTCAACCGTTATGGCCGGCGCCGCGCCGCCCTCACGGCAGTGGCCAGCAGCTACCGTGGTGCCGGCGCCATTCGCGACGTGGCCAAGGCCCTGGGCCTGCCGCCGGACCAGGTCAACGCCCTGGCTGACTGCGTGGGCCGCTACAGCGACCGCGTGCCCCCCGTGGACCGCCTCGACGAGGCCGGCTTCGACGCCGCCAGCCCGGTGTTGCGTCGGGTGCTGGCATTGACCAGCGAACTGATGGGCTTTCCGCGCCACCTGTCCCAGCACCCGGGCGGCTTCGTCATCAGCGAGCACCCGCTGGACACCCTGGTGCCGGTGGAGAATGCCGCCATGGCCGACCGCACCATCATCCAGTGGGACAAGGACGACCTGGACGCGGTGGGCCTGCTCAAGGTCGACGTGCTGGCCCTGGGCATGCTCAGTGCCCTGCGGCGCAGTTTCCAATTGCTGTACCGCTACAGCGGCCGCGAGCTGACCCTGGCAAGCATCCCGGCCGAGTGCGAGCGCACCTACGCCATGATCAGCCGGGCCGACACCGTGGGCGTGTTCCAGATCGAGTCGCGGGCGCAGATGGCCATGTTGCCACGGCTGCGCCCGCGCACGTTCTACGACCTGGTGATTCAGGTGGCCATCGTGCGGCCGGGGCCCATCCAGGGCGACATGGTTCATCCCTACCTGCGCCGACGCGCCGGCAAGGAGGTCGTGGACTACCCCTCTGAAGCACTGAAGAAGGTCTTCGAGCGGACCCTGGGCGTGCCGCTGTTCCAGGAGCAGGTGATGGAACTGGCCATCGTCGCCGCCGACTACAGCCCCGGCGAGGCCGACCAGTTGCGCCGTTCCATGGCCGCCTGGAAGCGCCATGGCGGCTTGGAACCGCATCAGGTGCGCCTGACCCAGGGCATGCTGCGCAATGGTTACAGCGAGGCTTTCGCGCAGAAGATCTTCGAGCAGATCAAGGGCTTTGGCAGCTACGGCTTCCCCGAGTCCCACGCAGCCAGCTTCGCACTGTTGACCTACGCCAGTTGCTGGTTCAAGTGCCACGAGCCGGCGGCCTTTACCTGCGCGCTGATCAACAGCTGGCCCATGGGCTTCTACAGCCCCGACCAGCTGTTGCAGGACGCCCGCCGTCACCAGTTGCAGACCCGTGCCGTGGACGTGCGCCACAGCGATTGGGACTGCACCCTGGAACCGAGCGGGGAAGCGCAGCCAGCCATTCGCCTGGGGTTGCGGATGATCCGCGGTTTTCGTCAGGAAGACGCCCTGCGTATTGAGCAGGTGCGCGCTCAGCAGCCGTTCAGCGATGTCAGCGACCTGTGCCTGCGCGCTGGCCTGGACAACCGCGCCCGCGCCTTGCTGGCCGATGCCGATGCGCTGCAAGGGCTGGCCGGCGACCGTTTTCGTGCGCGTTGGGAAGTGGCCAGCGTCGAGGCGCAACTGCCGTTGTTCGCCGACCTGCCAAACCGGCGCGACACCCCGGTGGCGCTGCCGGTGCCCAGCGTCGGCGAGAACCTGGTAGCTGACTACGCCACGGTCGGCACCACCCTGGGGCCCCACCCGCTGACCTTGCTGCGCCCGCAGTTGGCACGTTTGCGCTGTCGCAGCTCCCAGGACTTGATGAACGTCGAGCATGGCCGCCCTGTCAGCGTCAGCGGTCTGGTCACGGGACGTCAGCGCCCGCAGACCGCCAGCGGGGTGATTTTCGTCACCCTGGAAGACGAGTTCGGCATGATCAACGTGGTGGTCTGGAACGACCTGGCCCAGCGCCAGCGCAAGGCCTTGGTGGGCTCGCAGCTGATGCAGGTGCACGGCCGGCTGGAGTGCGAGAGCGGCGTACGCCACGTGATCGCCGGCAAGCTCACCGACCTCAGCGGGCTGCTGGACGGCCTGGACACCCGCAGCCGCGACTTTCGTTGA